CTTTCCTGATCGCGATACCCGATAATACCGGACACAGCCGGAATCGTAGCATGCCGATGTTCCATCCATCCGTACGGGAAGCTGATGAACTTCCCTCACAGAGTCGAAATATTTAACTACCCTGAGAGGATTTTAAGGGCACCAGGGTAAACCAAATTAGATCTATTTTTTGATTTAGTCAATGAGATATGCTTAATAATAACCTATTAATATATGTCAGCACAGTCCCGTTTCAGTACGTCAAGAGGGGAAAGTGGATGTACGACAAGGATCCGGTTCGGGCGAGGCCACCCGCTCACGTAGAGGGGTGGTTCGCCGAAGAAACAACTGTGCCATTGCCACAGTACATAGATGCAGAGAGAGACAGATGGATCGAACGGCATATGCCCCGGAGTATCGGACAGGAGAGCCCGATAGGCACCCCTGCCCTCCGCTGTGAGGTCCAGGAGCAGATCAACCCTTTACGGACGCCGGCGGCTCCGGGAAACCGGCGGGTGGTGAGCGAGACCACCGAGGCTGCCGCCATTCCGTCCCGCCGGTCGGGCAGGCTCAGGACACTTGCAGCGATCCCCTGTTTCAACGAGGAGGTTGCGATCGGTTCCGTCGTTCTCCGGGCCCGGCAGCACGTCGACGAGGTCCTGGTCATCGACGACGGGTGTACGGACAGCACCGTGAAGGTCGCCCGGGATGCCGGGGCGACCGTCATCTCGCACGGAGCCCAGAAGGGGAAGGGGCAGGGGATCAAGAGCGCCCTTAAGTATGCAGTCGGGCACAACTACGACTGTCTGGTCCTCATGGACGGAGACGGTCAGCACAACCCCGGGGAGATACCTCTCCTGGTCGAGCCGATCCTCGCCGATACCGCAGACCTCGTCATCGGCTTCCGGACCTTCGATCAGATGCCCTTTTACCGCCGGTTCGGTCGGGCGGTGCTTGATGTCGCCTCCAGCACCGGCTGTTCGATAACCGACTCACAGTGCGGCTTTCGGGCACTGAACAGGAAGACCATGGAGTCGATGCTCGGTACGCTCCGGAAGGATGACTTCTCGACCGAATCGGAGATGCTCCGGATCGCCCAGGAGAGGCACCTGCGGATCGGGGAGACGCCGATCAACTGCAAATACGGTGATTTTGACACATCCACAAAGAACCCCTTATCTCATGGAATGGAGGTGCTCGGATCGATATTCTGGCTCGCCGTGGAGAAGAGGCCTCTCCTGCACATCGGCCTGCCCGGGCTCGCTGCGATGCTTGCCGGGATCTTTCTCCTCCTACGGTTCTTCCAGGGATTTAGCGAGACCGGCCTCGTCGCGATCGAGCAGGGCATGCTTGCAACGCTCTTCCTGATCCCGGGGACCATCGCACTCATGCTGGGCCTGATGCTTGCCCTTATCGCAAGAATGCGGGAGTGAGCGGAAGTGAACGGTACGACGCAGAGGAGAGGTGTAGAATGATTGGAGTAATACTCGGCACACGGCCGGAGATCATCAAGATGTCTCCCGTCATCAGGGAATGCGAACGCAGAGGTCTTGACTACTTTATCCTCCATACCGGGCAGCACTACTCCTACGAGATGGACCGGCTCTTCTTCGAGGAGCTTGAACTTCCGGATCCGGACTATAGTCTCGACGTAGGTTCCGGGACCCATGCCGGTCAGACGGCGAAGATCATGACCGGTGTCGAGGATATCCTGGTGAAGGAGTCACCCGACATCGTTCTGGTGCAGGGAGACACGAACACCGTCATGGCCGGGGCTCTCGCGGCATCGAAACTGCATGTGCGGGTGGGGCATATCGAAGCGGGCCTCCGGAGTTTCAACCGCTGGATGCCGGAGGAGATCAACCGGGTGCTCACCGACCACATCTCGGACTACCTCTTTGCCCCGACAGAGAGAGCCCGGGAGAACCTCCTCGCGGAGGGCATCGTGGACCGGAAGATCTGCGTGACCGGCAACACCGTCGTCGATGCGATCTACCAGAACCTCGACATCTCAAAGAAGAAAGGCAACGTCTTAAAAGACCTCGACCTCAAGCCCCACGAATACTTCCTCGTCACCGCCCACCGGCAGGAGAACGTGGACAACCGGACACGGCTCAAGGAGATCCTCAAAGGGCTCGAAGGAGTGCAGAAGGAGTTCTCCCTGCCGGTCGTCTTCCCGGTCCATCCGAGGACCGAAAAAAGAATCAAGGAGCTGGGCATCGGCGTCGATGGATTGAACCTCACCAAACCCTTCGGGTTCCTGGAGTTCCTGCAGCTGGAGTCGCAGGCGAGACTCGTGCTGACCGATTCCGGCGGCGTCCAGGAGGAGACCTGTGTTCTCGGTGTCCCCTGTGCTACGATGCGCTACGACACGGAACGGCCCGAGACGTTGGACGTCGGATCGAACATCCTGGTAGGGGCCGATTCAGGGAAGATCCTTGAAGGGGTCCGCTCGATAGCTGCCTGGAAGTCCGGCTGGATGAACCCCTACGGCGATGGAATCGCTGGAAAAATGATAGTTATGGTCTGTGCTGCTGCACGGTCCCAATGATTGCTCAAGGAGATGCACATGAAGATCTGTGTACTGGGATTAGGATACATAGGATTGCCGACTGCACTGCTGTTTGCGGCTCACGGAGCGGACGTCGTGGGCGTCGACGTGAAGCAGAGCGTGGTGGATGCCCTGAATCACGGGAACCTGCCGTTCAGGGAGCCGGGGCTTGAGGACCTGTACCGCAAGGCTAAAGAGCGATTTTACGCCAGGATCGAACCGGAGGCCGCGGATGCATTCCTGATTGCCGTGCCGACACCCCTGGATCCGGCAACAAAGGTCTCCGACCTTTCATACGTCAAAAAAGCGGCCGACATGATCGCCCCCCACCTCCGGAAAGGAAACCTGGTCATCCTCGAATCGACCGTCCCGCCGGGAACGAGCGAACGGGTCGTCATCCCCAGGCTTGAGAAGAACGGTGTCGTTGTCGGTGATTTCCTGTACGCCCATTGTCCCGAGCGGGCAATCCCCGGGCGGACCCTGCAGGAGATGGCGGGCAACAGCCGCATCATCGGCGGGTACGACCGGGACTCCACCGACCGGGCGACCTCGATCTACCAGACCTTCGTCCGCGGGCAGATATACCAGACCGATACGCGGACGGCGGAGTTCGTCAAACTGATGGAGAACACCTGCCGCGACGTGAACATCGCGCTCGCGAACGAGTTTGCCCAGCTCGCCGAGGAGTGCGGGATCAATGTCTGGGAGGCCATCACCCTCGCAAACAAGCATCCCCGGGTCACCATCCTCAACCCGGGCCCGGGCGTCGGAGGACACTGCATCGCCATCGATCCCTGGTTCCTGACCGAGAACTCGACACGGTGCAGGATGGTCTCCACGGCGCGGGAGGTCAACGATTCCATGCCGAACTACGTGCTGCACGTCGCCCGCAACCTGCTCGCCGGCGTCAGAAATCCGACGGTCAGCATCTTCGGCGTCGCCTACAAGGGCAATATCGGCGACACCCGGGAGAGTCCGGCATTCAAGTTCATCCAGCTCGCCGAGAACGAGGGGTATACCATCAGGTGCCACGACCCGTACGTGGCAGAATTCCCGCACCCCCTCATGGATGCTCTGGATGCAACCGCCGGGAGCGACTGTGTCGTCATCCTCACCGATCACGACTGCTTCCGCACGATGGACCCGGCGGGGCTCCGGATGAGAACGAAGTTCGTCATAGACGCCCGGAACATCCTCGACCATGAGAAGTGGACCGACCGGGGTTTTGCCGTCCGCGTGCTGGGTGATGGCTCATCGGTGCAGCCCGTGCCCCTGGGCGAGGTCACGCCCCAGGCGAGCCTGTATCCCGCAGGTGCTGCGCGGTCGATCGCAGCGCCAGCGCCGCCGTCTATCTCCCTGCTCTCTCCGAACGGGCGGGAGGACTTCCTTTAGCCCCCGCACGCGGTTTATCAGGGGGCTTGACAACCGGTCTCCGGCGACCGTATCCAGATACTACGAGGAGTTGCATGAAACAGGTATGCATCGTATCACAACATTTTCCACCGGAAAAATCAGGAAACGCATCACGCATCCATGACACTGCCGTGCATCTTGCAAAACTGGGTATCGACGTGACCGTGCTTGCGCCGCACGCCACGTTTCCCACCGGCTCGTTCTCCCGCACCTGGAAGCGGTCGGACGTGCAGGAGGTCAACGGGGTCCGGGTTGTACATCTCTGGACCTGGCAGCCGGGATCAGGAAACCCGGGGTTTGCAAGCAGGATGGCTTACTACCTCTTCTTCCCGATCCACGCCGCACTCTGGCTCCTCTTCAACCGGAATCGGTTCGATGCGATCGTCACGTCGGCACCGCCCCTCTTCACCGGGATCCCGGGATATGTCCTGAAACGGACGTCACGGGTGAAGTGGATCCTCGATATCCGCGACCTCTGGATCGACGCATCGATAAGTCTCGGGTTCCTCAGGGAGGGAAGCATCTACGAGAGGATGAGCCGGAAGTTCGAGCAGATGTGCCTCGCACGAGCAGATCTCGTCGGGGTCACGACCGAAGAGCTCGGGCGGAGGATCTCGTCGCGCTACCGGGTCACGGCCCCCATGAAGTTGATGCCCAACGGCGTCAACACCGACTTCTTTCGCCCCACGAACGGCGGAAAGAAGCGGCAGATCATCTATGCCGGCAACGTCGGGCACGCCCAGGATCTCGATAAGGTGGCTCTCGCCGTCAAGTCGATGAACGGCACCTACAACCTGAAGTTCCTCATCGTCGGCGACGGCGACACGAGGGAGCACCTTGAGAAGCTGGTGAAAGCCGAGAGCCTGACCGGCTCGGTCGTCTTTACGGGCACCCTTCCGCGCGAGGAGATCCCGCGGTTGCTCTCCGAGTCGCTCGTGGGAGTGGCGCCCTTAAAGAGGCTCGCGAACCTCGAGTACGCTGCCCCCACCAAGGCCTACGAGTACATGGCCTGCGGGATACCCTTCGTCGGTTGCGGAAGCGGCGAGATCGCCCATCTCGCAGAGGAGTCGGGTGCGGGGGTCATCGCCGACAACACGCCGGAGGCGATCGCCGCGGCGCTCTCGGCGCTCCTGGACGACCCGGAGCGGATGGAGGAGATGGGGCGCCGGGGCCGGGAGTACGTCGCAGAGCACTATGACCGGCGATCGGTCGCCCTGAAACTGAAGCAGTGCATCGAGAGGATGACATGGACGGGCGCCTGACATCGCTTCTTGCCCGGGTTGCCGGAGAGGTCCGGGAGCTCGCCGTCGTCGACGGCGAGACCGCGTACATCCGCGACCCGGTCTTCGGCATCATCCGGAACCGCGTGCACGCCGAGGTCTGCAAGGCATTGCTTCGCCTGGGCGGCGACCCGCTCGTGGGCCCGATCCTGAACTATGTCGCCGGGTGCCAGAACCCGGACGGGTCCTACAACGAGGTTCACGTCAACTACAACGAGCCTTCGGCCCTGATCACCGCGTTTATCGGCGACGCGCTCCTGGAGGCGGCAGACCGGCATCCGCACGAGGATGCGCTCCAAAAGGCCCGGGACTTCGTTCTCGCGGCCGAAAGAAGGCCGGGATATTTCCTGAAGTCCCGGGGGTATACCGCCGACCACCTGAACGTCGACGCCTCATGCGGGGCGTTCCTTGCCCGGTATGCGGAACGGTACGACGATGCGGACGCCCGTGCGGCCGCCCTCCGGGCGGTGGAGAACATCGTCCGTCACCAGTGTAAATGCGGCGTTTACCCCTACGCCGTCGATAAGGGGACCTACCCGTACGTCTTCAAACTCCCCTGCGTGCACTACCAGGGGGTGACGATGTACTACCTGGCAAAGAC
The genomic region above belongs to Methanoculleus oceani and contains:
- a CDS encoding glycosyltransferase family 2 protein — its product is MPRSIGQESPIGTPALRCEVQEQINPLRTPAAPGNRRVVSETTEAAAIPSRRSGRLRTLAAIPCFNEEVAIGSVVLRARQHVDEVLVIDDGCTDSTVKVARDAGATVISHGAQKGKGQGIKSALKYAVGHNYDCLVLMDGDGQHNPGEIPLLVEPILADTADLVIGFRTFDQMPFYRRFGRAVLDVASSTGCSITDSQCGFRALNRKTMESMLGTLRKDDFSTESEMLRIAQERHLRIGETPINCKYGDFDTSTKNPLSHGMEVLGSIFWLAVEKRPLLHIGLPGLAAMLAGIFLLLRFFQGFSETGLVAIEQGMLATLFLIPGTIALMLGLMLALIARMRE
- the wecB gene encoding non-hydrolyzing UDP-N-acetylglucosamine 2-epimerase, which encodes MIGVILGTRPEIIKMSPVIRECERRGLDYFILHTGQHYSYEMDRLFFEELELPDPDYSLDVGSGTHAGQTAKIMTGVEDILVKESPDIVLVQGDTNTVMAGALAASKLHVRVGHIEAGLRSFNRWMPEEINRVLTDHISDYLFAPTERARENLLAEGIVDRKICVTGNTVVDAIYQNLDISKKKGNVLKDLDLKPHEYFLVTAHRQENVDNRTRLKEILKGLEGVQKEFSLPVVFPVHPRTEKRIKELGIGVDGLNLTKPFGFLEFLQLESQARLVLTDSGGVQEETCVLGVPCATMRYDTERPETLDVGSNILVGADSGKILEGVRSIAAWKSGWMNPYGDGIAGKMIVMVCAAARSQ
- a CDS encoding nucleotide sugar dehydrogenase encodes the protein MKICVLGLGYIGLPTALLFAAHGADVVGVDVKQSVVDALNHGNLPFREPGLEDLYRKAKERFYARIEPEAADAFLIAVPTPLDPATKVSDLSYVKKAADMIAPHLRKGNLVILESTVPPGTSERVVIPRLEKNGVVVGDFLYAHCPERAIPGRTLQEMAGNSRIIGGYDRDSTDRATSIYQTFVRGQIYQTDTRTAEFVKLMENTCRDVNIALANEFAQLAEECGINVWEAITLANKHPRVTILNPGPGVGGHCIAIDPWFLTENSTRCRMVSTAREVNDSMPNYVLHVARNLLAGVRNPTVSIFGVAYKGNIGDTRESPAFKFIQLAENEGYTIRCHDPYVAEFPHPLMDALDATAGSDCVVILTDHDCFRTMDPAGLRMRTKFVIDARNILDHEKWTDRGFAVRVLGDGSSVQPVPLGEVTPQASLYPAGAARSIAAPAPPSISLLSPNGREDFL
- a CDS encoding glycosyltransferase family 4 protein, whose protein sequence is MKQVCIVSQHFPPEKSGNASRIHDTAVHLAKLGIDVTVLAPHATFPTGSFSRTWKRSDVQEVNGVRVVHLWTWQPGSGNPGFASRMAYYLFFPIHAALWLLFNRNRFDAIVTSAPPLFTGIPGYVLKRTSRVKWILDIRDLWIDASISLGFLREGSIYERMSRKFEQMCLARADLVGVTTEELGRRISSRYRVTAPMKLMPNGVNTDFFRPTNGGKKRQIIYAGNVGHAQDLDKVALAVKSMNGTYNLKFLIVGDGDTREHLEKLVKAESLTGSVVFTGTLPREEIPRLLSESLVGVAPLKRLANLEYAAPTKAYEYMACGIPFVGCGSGEIAHLAEESGAGVIADNTPEAIAAALSALLDDPERMEEMGRRGREYVAEHYDRRSVALKLKQCIERMTWTGA
- a CDS encoding prenyltransferase/squalene oxidase repeat-containing protein, encoding MDGRLTSLLARVAGEVRELAVVDGETAYIRDPVFGIIRNRVHAEVCKALLRLGGDPLVGPILNYVAGCQNPDGSYNEVHVNYNEPSALITAFIGDALLEAADRHPHEDALQKARDFVLAAERRPGYFLKSRGYTADHLNVDASCGAFLARYAERYDDADARAAALRAVENIVRHQCKCGVYPYAVDKGTYPYVFKLPCVHYQGVTMYYLAKTNDVLHDDRIDESLAEGARWLADAQRPDGRFDWSRSGLSFAYYLSGAYAFAQASFVYASRMDDRYREHADLCLNRLGEYVQGLAPRWEPGAWSDLVPSVATAATAASLGGYPLRHRAFRFGYGMYREIARRRYGKTVETQSFEGLCRLLGIRSSTVEPSNNFPDLFMTSEMLDCLSQSRIWGEHT